A genomic window from Salvia hispanica cultivar TCC Black 2014 chromosome 5, UniMelb_Shisp_WGS_1.0, whole genome shotgun sequence includes:
- the LOC125189358 gene encoding uncharacterized protein LOC125189358 has translation MDSDDENFQRLVDEEFGKLVAAVQDEADEEEAAAIPRPRYRRRFINRDHVGADQRLMEDYFGDNPRYKPEIFRRRFRMSQRLFIHIADCLSQRYRCFTLRSDATGRPGLSTYQKCTTAIRQLAYAGPADMFDEYLQMGETTALKTLRQFCKGIKELFKGEYLRKPTAEECQRLINMHGTVHHFPGMMGSIDCMHWEWRNCPVAWKGQFTSGFKGLHPTMILEAVADYRLRICFVANGTQYNRAYYLADGIYPRWPVFVKTIRQPVGPKQTYFAKKQEGARKDVERAFGVLQSRWAILRCPLRQWHENDVADIMTACIILHNMIIEDEGFTAERWTPEDGASTSHGIATPPLQMGVPRSNEYLIQRFTNMRSEISHSTLQADLVEEVWNRRGGGAA, from the exons ATGGATTCCGACGATGAAAATTTTCAGCGCTTGGTCGATGAGGAGTTCGGAAAACTCGTTGCAGCGGTGCAAGATGAAGCCgacgaggaggaggcggcggccaTCCCTCGGCCGAGATACCGTCGCCGGTTTATCAACCGTGACCATGTCGGAGCCGACCAGCGGTTGATGGAAGACTACTTCGGCGATAACCCCCGTTATAAGCCGGAGATTTTTCGTCGGCGATTCAGAATGTCGCAACGACTCTTCATCCACATTGCGGATTGTTTGTCTCAGCGATACAGGTGCTTCACCTTGCGGAGTGATGCCACCGGTCGACCCGGATTGTCGACATATCAGAAGTGCACGACCGCAATTAGGCAGCTTGCCTATGCCGGGCCTGCTgacatgttcgacgaataTCTACAGATGGGCGAAACGACTGCCCTCAAGACGCTGAGGCAGTTTTGCAAGGGTATCAAAGAACTCTTCAAAGGGGAGTACCTACGGAAACCGACGGCCGAGGAATGCCAGAGACTGATAAATATGCACGGGACAGTGCATCATTTTCCGGGCATGATGGGCAGCATCGATTGCATGCACTGGGAGTGGAGGAACTGCCCGGTGGCTTGGAAGGGGCAGTTCACTTCTGGTTTCAAAGGGCTACATCCCACGATGATTCTTGAAGCCGTTGCTGACTACCGCTTGCgaatctg CTTCGTGGCCAATGGCACGCAGTACAACAGAGCATACTATTTGGCCGATGGAATATACCCTCGCTGGCCCGTGTTTGTCAAGACGATCCGACAACCTGTTGGGCCGAAGCAGAcctattttgcaaaaaaacaAGAGGGTGCTAGAAAGGATGTTGAGCGGGCTTTCGGAGTCCTCCAATCGCGATGGGCCATTTTACGGTGTCCGCTTCGACAATGGCACGAAAATGATGTCGCGGACATCATGACTGCGTGTATCATActgcacaatatgataatagaagACGAAGGCTTTACTGCAGAGCGTTGGACACCGGAAGATGGTGCTAGCACAAGTCACGGTATTGCAACCCCTCCTCTGCAGATGGGTGTACCACGCAGTAATGAATACTTGATTCAGCGCTTCACCAATATGCGGAGTGAAATATCACATTCAACACTGCAGGCTGATTTGGTTGAAGAGGTCTGGAACCGTAGAGGAGGGGGCGCAGCGTGA
- the LOC125191355 gene encoding chromatin remodeling protein SHL-like — MAKPKLVRRALDSYTVKHIGKVICRGDCVLMRPSDSSKPSYVARLEQIEADGRGENVRVQVRWYYRPEESIGGRRQFHGSKEVFLSDHFDIQSADTIEGKCTVHSFKSYTKLDAVGNEDYFCRFEYNSSTGAFNPDRVAVYCKCEMPYNPDDLMIQCEGCSDWFHPTCIEVNPEEAERLDHFYCLDCSPENKKKLQSSRVSTRETDVKVDTKRRRR, encoded by the exons ATGGCTAAGCCGAAACTCGTCCGCCGTGCTCTCGATTCCTACACCGTTAAGCACATCGGCAAAGTAATCTGCC GCGGCGATTGCGTTTTGATGAGGCCGTCGGACTCGTCAAAGCCGTCGTACGTGGCGCGCTTGGAGCAGATCGAGGCGGACGGCCGCGGCGAGAACGTGAGGGTGCAGGTGAGGTGGTATTACCGGCCGGAGGAGTCGATCGGCGGCCGAAGGCAGTTCCACGGCTCGAAGGAGGTGTTTTTGTCCGATCATTTTGATATTCAGAGTGCTGATACCATAGAGGGCAAGTGTACGGTGCATAGCTTCAAGAGCTACACTAAGCTCGACGCCGTTGGGAACGAAGACTACTTCTGTCGTTTTGAGTACAATTCGTCTACTGGTGCCTTCAATCCTGATAGAGTCGCCGT GTATTGTAAATGTGAGATGCCTTATAATCCTGATGACCTAATGATCCAGTGTGAAGGATGCAGCGACTG GTTTCATCCAACTTGTATTGAGGTGAACCCAGAGGAAGCCGAAAGACTAGATCATTTCTACTGTCTTGATTGTTCCcctgaaaataaaaagaaattacaaaGTTCTCGCGTGTCTACTAGAGAAACTGATGTCAAG GTGGATACAAAACGCCGACGCAGGTGA
- the LOC125186052 gene encoding WD repeat-containing protein 13, with translation MADPTVGGVSTEGEKAKSQNGEKKKQDLDPEFLSCLLQPSPPDSDPNYIGIRRLLLHRKAQAGRLNRKGWKCNERGYVAFRNFINRPRNWESNQTPSLSSTPGQSGRWLQSPSPRFPVHDADSWSTGRDMRSSSRRLSRTTSLSSITSETEHPRKKVEPAYSFVGMHCIFDQAKAMVTVIKFGNMSSDLLAYGSADGILTVCNVSMPPTVLQQLTGHTKDVTDFDFSANNQYIASASIDKTVRVWDISKGLCIRVIYGVSSQLCIRFHPVNNNFLSAGNANKEILVFNFSTGRTINKMTLYSEVTAMDHDHTGQIIFCGDAQGCVYTLTMDSRTGALSRTHRHRSKANNPSPITTVQYRTFSLLARGPVLLTFSRDGSLAFFSVSLELQGYLTVRCALKLTPRLHSIRASFCPLLSLQKGEYIVAGSEDTNVYFYDLTRPKHACVNKLQGHGYPVIGIAWNHGENFLASSDFGGTVIVWKREKTK, from the exons ATGGCCGATCCAACGGTCGGCGGCGTCTCCACGGAAGGGGAGAAGGCGAAATCACAAAATggtgaaaagaaaaaacaagattTGGATCCGGAATTTTTGAGTTGTTTGCTTCAGCCTTCGCCACCCGATTCCGATCCTAATTACATCGGAatccgccgcctcctcctccatcGGAAGGCGCAGGCCGGCCGGCTCAATCGCAAG GGCTGGAAATGTAATGAAAGAGGTTATGTGGCATTCCGTAATTTCATTAATAGGCCTAGGAATTGGGAGAGTAATCAGACACCAAGTTTATCAAGCACACCAGGACAGAG TGGACGATGGCTACAATCTCCAAGTCCGCGCTTCCCAGTTCATGATGCAGACAGCTGGAGTACTGGCAGG GATATGCGGAGTTCTAGCCGAAGACTAAGCCGCACTACAAGTTTAAGTTCAATTACAAGTGAAACTGAGCACCCACGAAAAAAGGTTGAACCTGCATATTCCTTTGTAGGGATGCACTGCATATTTGACCAAGCCAAGGCCATGG TTACTGTGATAAAGTTTGGTAACATGAGTTCGGATCTTCTTGCTTATGGATCAGCCGATGGAATCTTGACAGTGTGTAACGTCTCTATGCCACCAACAGTACTCCAGCAGTTAACTGGGCACACTAAAGATGTCACAG ATTTTGACTTCTCAGCAAACAATCAATATATTGCATCTGCCTCAATTGATAAGACAGTGCGAGTATGGGATATCTCAAAAGGGCTTTGCATAAGAGTGATTTATGGAGTCTCTTCGCAACTCTGTATTCGCTTTCACCCT GTTAACAACAATTTTCTTTCGGCTGGAAAtgcaaataaagaaattttg GTCTTCAATTTTAGCACAGGTAGAACAATCAATAAAATGACTCTTTACAGTGAGGTGACGGCTATGGACCATGACCACACCGgtcagattattttttgtggcGATGCTCAG GGATGTGTATACACACTTACTATGGATTCACGTACCGGTGCCCTCTCTCGTACTCACCGCCATCGAAGTAAAGCCAATAACCCATCTCCAATCACCACCGTCCAGTACAGAACCTTTTCTTTGCTCGCACGTGGTCCAGTGTTGCTCACTTTCTCTCGCGATGGAAGTTTGGCTTTCTTCAG CGTCTCTCTGGAGTTACAAGGCTATTTAACTGTTCGTTGCGCTCTCAAATTGACGCCACGTCTGCACAGCATCCGCGCCTCCTTCTGCCCTTTGCTTTCCCTTCAGAAAGGAGAGTACATAG TGGCTGGGAGTGAGGACACAAATGTCTACTTCTACGACTTAACACGGCCAAAGCATGCATGCGTGAACAAACTGCAG GGTCATGGCTACCCAGTAATAGGCATTGCTTGGAACCATGGAGAGAACTTTTTGGCTTCTTCGGATTTTGGCGGCACTGTTATCGTatggaagagagagaaaacaaagTGA